From a single Balearica regulorum gibbericeps isolate bBalReg1 chromosome 11, bBalReg1.pri, whole genome shotgun sequence genomic region:
- the SHROOM4 gene encoding protein Shroom4 isoform X1, which produces MERAEGRPGAPQYVHVQLQGGAPWGFTLRGGLEHGEPLIISKVEDGGKAALSRRLQPGDELVNISGTPLYGSCQEALILIKGSYRTLKMIVRRRSVPVLRPHSWHVSKLAESRPDIPAMHCPADAFSLSWPSGCDVSELSLQWNPLSRHCSTDQSSSIGSMESLDQPSQAYYEGDPSPVDQGMYHSKRDSAYSSFSASSIASDCTLSLRPEEAASVDSGLQGTCKPPDGRYLTTGAESPASRHPEAWRAPVPPQPPVRRDSLRAAPASGGDRRRVSVSADMLHAKGRWISDTFLCQRDGEVEAVGGRMPAPYPTKDRLSADQYYMLSSHPDRCPAEPLLGENTEPGDRLYPDGSMHRVPDAAAAGDKLLLSPLKSHMPHRHSAPEQLLASQLRSLQVGTGSGRASPAPDGHRWTLSPLHPEGSRPGATGATEDPPLCPEPCRRPPPCRCCPEPQRACRQDGQGASPVRGTEGLAEEESRAAGRRAGGPPHRSAQMRRRSDRFATSLRNEIQRRKAQLQKSRGPGAPMPSEEPVDEAEEPPEGSVPAEGPRAPAERLSPGPSEDGRNPGRSGDRGIPTPDPLPVPKGPPSPERVVPTGRGRWRWSPERKLQRQRSPSPGELEGYSQGPAAPSSPPRDDDEAVLLPFADRRRFFEESSRPAPPRHCKPPAGDPGAFQPPGPERRDARRLSVDQPYGSPSPGRPGSASPYAECCREQPPCYKPLGRPGELEYLRGFSYPYGGPVRPEPCRYCGGDLCPPPLPRGHACRCHPQPWVRCSDCCCPAPRPGREESDAWPPRRAFAPEFPPDEWEPPATTRKASQSISELSHYQLGFPRLGPFRPCFESAEPEWPPCYRATSTHDLLWDGNRLAHSAESPPDSLHRPLRGRAFSESHLNLEPTSPRGRDRRDLLRAKLDPPGVPKKKGPPPPRPPPPNWEKYRQRRTSQHLPDGSGHGSAFTATPVPTCSITEAVRERSQSFTGEQGGRSRGHAARPPAPPGAWPRPEPSGSLHRTPEPDAGSTEICSRAVGAGEDRPKMKHPWEMEEQPQRLGWNQERAWAGPRGAGECSLPLHGGPSPATPGAPKRSPGAVEGASCRGGRPQPHRVDSEELLWDVAGRDRALAGILAPSAPLGTEVMGNLLVAGERQAWREHFQEDWRLEALAQDRQGFEPISPPPGSTASSISYPAYYGVAAGRAEPLSKVKELPEVVEGSSEDDEEEVDHELVEKKLQLIESLSRKLAVLREAQRGLQEDISANGALGEDVAARLQALCTPGEFDKYRLFVGDLDKVVNLLLSLSGRLARVETALDSLGPHAPAEDKVALQEKQRLLAEQLEDAKELKEHVGRREEAVGAMVARYLPTEHLQDYQHFVKMKSALIAEQRELEEKIKLGQEQLRCLRESLGQAPKGC; this is translated from the exons ATGGAGCGGGCCGAGGGCCGGCCCGGTGCCCCCCAGTACGTGCATGTGCAGCTGCAGGGGGGCGCGCCCTGGGGCTTCACGCTGCGCGGCGGGCTGGAGCACGGCGAGCCCCTCATCATCTCCAAG GTGGAGGACGGAGGCAAGGCTGCGCTGTCCCGCCGGCTGCAGCCAGGCGACGAGCTGGTGAACATCAGTGGGACACCTCTGtacgggtcctgccaggaggCCCTGATCCTCATCAAGGGCTCCTACCGCACCCTGAAGATGATCGTCCGCAG GAGGAGCGTGCCCGTCCTCCGGCCCCATTCCTGGCATGTGTCCAAGCTCGCCGAAAGCCGCCCCGACATCCCCGCCATGCACTGCCCTGCTGATGCCTTCAGCCTCTCCTGGCCCTCAGGTTGTGATGTCAG CGAGCTGTCCCTGCAGTGGAACCCGCTGTCCCGGCACTGCAGCACCGACCAGAGCAGCTCCATTGGGAGCATGGAGAGCCTGGACCAGCCCAGCCAGGCCTACTATGAAGGGGACCCCTCACCCGTTGACCAGGGCATGTACCACAGCAAGCGGGACTCGGCCTACAGCTCCTTCTCTGCCAGCTCCATCGCCTCCGACTGCACTCTCTCCCTCCGCCCTGAGGAGGCTGCCTCTGTCGACTCTGGCCTCCAAGGCACCTGCAAGCCCCCCGACGGGCGCTACTTGACCACGGGGGCCGAGTCACCCGCCAGCCGGCACCCCGAGGCCTGGCGGGCgcctgtgcccccccagccccctgtcAGGAGGGACAGCCTGCGGGCAGCCCCGGCCAGCGGAGGGGACAGGCGCCGGGTGTCTGTGTCGGCTGACATGCTGCATGCCAAAGGCCGCTGGATCTCCGATACCTTCCTctgccagcgggacggggaggtgGAGGCAGTGGGTGGGAGGATGCCGGCGCCGTACCCCACGAAGGACCGTCTCTCTGCTGACCAGTACTACATGCTGAGCTCCCACCCGGACCGGTGCCCAGCCGAGCCACTCCTGGGGGAGAACACGGAGCCAGGCGACCGGCTGTACCCAGATGGCAGCATGCACCGAGTGCcagatgctgcagcagcaggtgacAAACTGCTGCTCTCCCCCCTCAAGAGCCACATGCCGCACCGGCACAGCGCTCCCGAGCAGCTGCTGGCCTCCCAGCTCCGCTCCCTCCAGGTGGGCACTGGCAGCGGGCGAGCCTCACCAGCCCCCGACGGGCACCGCTGGACCCTTTCCCCTCTGCACCCCGAGGGCAGCCGGCCAGGGGCCACAGGGGCCACCGAGGATCCTCCGCTCTGCCCAGAGCCGTGCCGCCGTCCGCCACCCTGCCGCTGCTGCCCTGAGCCACAGCGAGCCTGCAGGCAGGACGGGCAGGGGGCCAGCCCAGTGCGCGGCACCGAGGGGCTGGCGGAGGAGGAGAgccgggcagcggggcggcgggcTGGGGGTCCTCCCCACCGCTCTGCTCAGATGCGCCGTCGCAGCGATCGCTTCGCCACCAGCCTGCGCAACGAGATCCAGCGGCGCAAAGCCCAGCTGCAGAAGAGCCGGGGTCCCGGCGCCCCGATGCCTAGCGAGGAGCCGGTGGATGAGGCAGAGGAGCCCCCCGAGGGCAGCGTGCCGGCAGAGGGACCTCGCGCCCCAGCTGAGCGGTTGAGCCCCGGCCCGAGTGAGGACGGCAGGAACCCAGGCCGCTCGGGGGACCGGGGCATCCCCACCCCTGACCCGCTGCCAGTTCCCAAAGGGCCCCCATCGCCCGAGCGGGTGGTGCCGACGGGCCGGGGCCGCTGGCGCTGGTCCCCGGAGCGCAAGCTGCAACGGCAGCGCTCGCCCAGCCCCGGTGAGCTGGAGGGCTACAGCCAGGGGCCGGCGGCCCCCAGCTCCCCGCCACGGGATGACGACGaggctgtcctcctgccctTCGCCGACCGTCGCCGGTTCTTCGAGGAGAGCAGCCGGCCAGCGCCACCCCGGCACTGCAAGCCCCCGGCAGGTGATCCTGGTGCCTTccagccccccggccccgagCGCCGGGATGCACGCCGCCTCTCCGTGGACCAGCCCTACGGCTCTCCCTCACCCGGCCGCCccggctctgccagcccctATGCCGAGTGCTGCCGGGAGCAGCCCCCTTGCTACAAACCGCTGGGGAGGCCGGGGGAGCTGGAGTACCTGCGGGGCTTCTCCTATCCCTACGGGGGTCCTGTGCGCCCTGAGCCCTGCCGCTACTGCGGGGGTGACCTGTGCCCCCCGCCGCTACCCCGTGGCCATGCCTGCCGctgccacccccagccctgggtgCGCTGTTCTgactgctgctgcccagccccccGCCCTGGGCGGGAGGAGAGTGATGCCTGGCCCCCTCGGAGAGCTTTCGCCCCG GAATTTCCTCCGGATGAGTGGGAACCACCAGCAACAACCAGGAAAGCCAGCCAGTCCATCAG TGAGCTCTCCCACTACCAACTGGGCTTTCCGAGGCTTGGCCCCTTCCGCCCTTGCTTCGAGAGTGCCGAGCCAGAGTGGCCACCCTGCTACCGGGCCACGTCCACACACGACCTTCTGTGGGATGGCAACCGCCTGGCCCACTCCGCTGAAAGCCCCCCGGATTCCCTGCACCGCCCACTGCGGGGCAGAGCCTTCTCTGAGAGCCATCTCAACCTGGAGCCCACCAGCCCCCGGGGCCGTGACCGAAGGGACCTTCTACGTGCCAAGCTGGACCCACCAGGTGTCCCAAAAAAGAAGGgccccccacctccccgcccgcctccccccaACTGGGAGAAATACAGGCAGCGCAGGACATCCCAGCACTTGCCGGATGGCTCTGGGCATGGCTCTGCCTTCACCGCCACCCCAGTGCCGACCTGCAGCATCACTGAGGCCGTGCGTGAGCGGTCGCAGAGTTTCACCGGGGAGCAGGGGGGCCGGTCCCGGGGGCACGCTGCTCgcccccctgccccaccagGTGCCTGGCCCCGACCTGAGCCCTCTGGATCACTCCACCGGACACCCGAGCCCGATGCTGGCAGCACCGAGATTTGCAG CAGGGCAGTGGGGGCCGGGGAGGACCGGCCGAAGATGAAGCACCCCTGGGAGATGGAGGAGCAGCCCCAAAGGCTCGGCTGGAATCAGGAGCGGGCCTGGGCTGGCCCCCGTGGGGCGGGTGAGTGCTCCCTGCCCCTGCATGGTGGCCCCAGCCCCGCCACCCCAGGGGCACCCAAGCGCAGCCCCGGAGCCGTGGAGGGGGCGAGCTGCCGTGGGGGCCGGCCCCAGCCTCACCGTGTGGACTcagaggagctgctgtgggACGTGGCAGGCAGGGACCGCGCCCTGGCTGGCATCCTGGCACCCTCGGCCCCCCTTGGCACCGAGGTGATGGGCAATCTGCTGGTGGCAGGGGAGCGGCAGGCCTGGCGGGAGCATTTCCAGGAGGACTGGCGCCtggaggccctggcacaggacAG GCAGGGATTCGAGCCCATCTCGCCACCCCCTGGGAGCACCGCCAGCTCCATCTCCTACCCAGCGTATTACGGCgtggcagcaggcagagccgaGCCACTCAGCAAGGTGAAGGAGCTGCCGGAGGTGGTGGAGGGAAGCTCGGAGGATGATGAGGAGGAGGTGGACCATGAGCTGGTGGAGAAGAAG CTGCAGCTGATTGAGAGCCTGAGCCGCAAGCTGGCGGTGCTGCGGGAGGCACAGCGGGGGCTGCAGGAAGACATCAGCGCCAATGGGGCCCTGGGCGAGGATGTGGCTGCCCGCCTGCAAGCCCTCTGCACCCCGGGGGAGTTTGACAAGTACCGCCTCTTCGTGGGTGACCTGGACAAGGTGGTTAacctcctgctctccctctcGGGGCGTCTGGCCCGGGTGGAGACTGCCCTGGACAGCCTGGGGCCACACGCCCCCGCCGAGGACAAG GTGGccctgcaggagaagcagcGGCTGCTGGCGGAGCAGCTGGAGGACGCCAAGGAGCTGAAGGAGCATGtggggcggcgggaggaggcggTGGGTGCCATGGTGGCGCGGTACCTGCCCACCGAGCACCTTCAGGACTACCAGCACTTCGTCAAGATGAAGTCAGCCCTCATTGCCGAGCAGCGGGAGCTGGAGGAAAAGATCAAGCTGGGCCAGGAGCAGCTCCGCTGCCTGCGTGAGAGCCTTGGCCAGGCCCCCAAGGGCTGTTAG
- the SHROOM4 gene encoding protein Shroom4 isoform X2, with protein MERAEGRPGAPQYVHVQLQGGAPWGFTLRGGLEHGEPLIISKVEDGGKAALSRRLQPGDELVNISGTPLYGSCQEALILIKGSYRTLKMIVRRRSVPVLRPHSWHVSKLAESRPDIPAMHCPADAFSLSWPSGCDVSELSLQWNPLSRHCSTDQSSSIGSMESLDQPSQAYYEGDPSPVDQGMYHSKRDSAYSSFSASSIASDCTLSLRPEEAASVDSGLQGTCKPPDGRYLTTGAESPASRHPEAWRAPVPPQPPVRRDSLRAAPASGGDRRRVSVSADMLHAKGRWISDTFLCQRDGEVEAVGGRMPAPYPTKDRLSADQYYMLSSHPDRCPAEPLLGENTEPGDRLYPDGSMHRVPDAAAAGDKLLLSPLKSHMPHRHSAPEQLLASQLRSLQVGTGSGRASPAPDGHRWTLSPLHPEGSRPGATGATEDPPLCPEPCRRPPPCRCCPEPQRACRQDGQGASPVRGTEGLAEEESRAAGRRAGGPPHRSAQMRRRSDRFATSLRNEIQRRKAQLQKSRGPGAPMPSEEPVDEAEEPPEGSVPAEGPRAPAERLSPGPSEDGRNPGRSGDRGIPTPDPLPVPKGPPSPERVVPTGRGRWRWSPERKLQRQRSPSPGELEGYSQGPAAPSSPPRDDDEAVLLPFADRRRFFEESSRPAPPRHCKPPAGDPGAFQPPGPERRDARRLSVDQPYGSPSPGRPGSASPYAECCREQPPCYKPLGRPGELEYLRGFSYPYGGPVRPEPCRYCGGDLCPPPLPRGHACRCHPQPWVRCSDCCCPAPRPGREESDAWPPRRAFAPEFPPDEWEPPATTRKASQSISELSHYQLGFPRLGPFRPCFESAEPEWPPCYRATSTHDLLWDGNRLAHSAESPPDSLHRPLRGRAFSESHLNLEPTSPRGRDRRDLLRAKLDPPGVPKKKGPPPPRPPPPNWEKYRQRRTSQHLPDGSGHGSAFTATPVPTCSITEAVRERSQSFTGEQGGRSRGHAARPPAPPGAWPRPEPSGSLHRTPEPDAGSTEICRAVGAGEDRPKMKHPWEMEEQPQRLGWNQERAWAGPRGAGECSLPLHGGPSPATPGAPKRSPGAVEGASCRGGRPQPHRVDSEELLWDVAGRDRALAGILAPSAPLGTEVMGNLLVAGERQAWREHFQEDWRLEALAQDRQGFEPISPPPGSTASSISYPAYYGVAAGRAEPLSKVKELPEVVEGSSEDDEEEVDHELVEKKLQLIESLSRKLAVLREAQRGLQEDISANGALGEDVAARLQALCTPGEFDKYRLFVGDLDKVVNLLLSLSGRLARVETALDSLGPHAPAEDKVALQEKQRLLAEQLEDAKELKEHVGRREEAVGAMVARYLPTEHLQDYQHFVKMKSALIAEQRELEEKIKLGQEQLRCLRESLGQAPKGC; from the exons ATGGAGCGGGCCGAGGGCCGGCCCGGTGCCCCCCAGTACGTGCATGTGCAGCTGCAGGGGGGCGCGCCCTGGGGCTTCACGCTGCGCGGCGGGCTGGAGCACGGCGAGCCCCTCATCATCTCCAAG GTGGAGGACGGAGGCAAGGCTGCGCTGTCCCGCCGGCTGCAGCCAGGCGACGAGCTGGTGAACATCAGTGGGACACCTCTGtacgggtcctgccaggaggCCCTGATCCTCATCAAGGGCTCCTACCGCACCCTGAAGATGATCGTCCGCAG GAGGAGCGTGCCCGTCCTCCGGCCCCATTCCTGGCATGTGTCCAAGCTCGCCGAAAGCCGCCCCGACATCCCCGCCATGCACTGCCCTGCTGATGCCTTCAGCCTCTCCTGGCCCTCAGGTTGTGATGTCAG CGAGCTGTCCCTGCAGTGGAACCCGCTGTCCCGGCACTGCAGCACCGACCAGAGCAGCTCCATTGGGAGCATGGAGAGCCTGGACCAGCCCAGCCAGGCCTACTATGAAGGGGACCCCTCACCCGTTGACCAGGGCATGTACCACAGCAAGCGGGACTCGGCCTACAGCTCCTTCTCTGCCAGCTCCATCGCCTCCGACTGCACTCTCTCCCTCCGCCCTGAGGAGGCTGCCTCTGTCGACTCTGGCCTCCAAGGCACCTGCAAGCCCCCCGACGGGCGCTACTTGACCACGGGGGCCGAGTCACCCGCCAGCCGGCACCCCGAGGCCTGGCGGGCgcctgtgcccccccagccccctgtcAGGAGGGACAGCCTGCGGGCAGCCCCGGCCAGCGGAGGGGACAGGCGCCGGGTGTCTGTGTCGGCTGACATGCTGCATGCCAAAGGCCGCTGGATCTCCGATACCTTCCTctgccagcgggacggggaggtgGAGGCAGTGGGTGGGAGGATGCCGGCGCCGTACCCCACGAAGGACCGTCTCTCTGCTGACCAGTACTACATGCTGAGCTCCCACCCGGACCGGTGCCCAGCCGAGCCACTCCTGGGGGAGAACACGGAGCCAGGCGACCGGCTGTACCCAGATGGCAGCATGCACCGAGTGCcagatgctgcagcagcaggtgacAAACTGCTGCTCTCCCCCCTCAAGAGCCACATGCCGCACCGGCACAGCGCTCCCGAGCAGCTGCTGGCCTCCCAGCTCCGCTCCCTCCAGGTGGGCACTGGCAGCGGGCGAGCCTCACCAGCCCCCGACGGGCACCGCTGGACCCTTTCCCCTCTGCACCCCGAGGGCAGCCGGCCAGGGGCCACAGGGGCCACCGAGGATCCTCCGCTCTGCCCAGAGCCGTGCCGCCGTCCGCCACCCTGCCGCTGCTGCCCTGAGCCACAGCGAGCCTGCAGGCAGGACGGGCAGGGGGCCAGCCCAGTGCGCGGCACCGAGGGGCTGGCGGAGGAGGAGAgccgggcagcggggcggcgggcTGGGGGTCCTCCCCACCGCTCTGCTCAGATGCGCCGTCGCAGCGATCGCTTCGCCACCAGCCTGCGCAACGAGATCCAGCGGCGCAAAGCCCAGCTGCAGAAGAGCCGGGGTCCCGGCGCCCCGATGCCTAGCGAGGAGCCGGTGGATGAGGCAGAGGAGCCCCCCGAGGGCAGCGTGCCGGCAGAGGGACCTCGCGCCCCAGCTGAGCGGTTGAGCCCCGGCCCGAGTGAGGACGGCAGGAACCCAGGCCGCTCGGGGGACCGGGGCATCCCCACCCCTGACCCGCTGCCAGTTCCCAAAGGGCCCCCATCGCCCGAGCGGGTGGTGCCGACGGGCCGGGGCCGCTGGCGCTGGTCCCCGGAGCGCAAGCTGCAACGGCAGCGCTCGCCCAGCCCCGGTGAGCTGGAGGGCTACAGCCAGGGGCCGGCGGCCCCCAGCTCCCCGCCACGGGATGACGACGaggctgtcctcctgccctTCGCCGACCGTCGCCGGTTCTTCGAGGAGAGCAGCCGGCCAGCGCCACCCCGGCACTGCAAGCCCCCGGCAGGTGATCCTGGTGCCTTccagccccccggccccgagCGCCGGGATGCACGCCGCCTCTCCGTGGACCAGCCCTACGGCTCTCCCTCACCCGGCCGCCccggctctgccagcccctATGCCGAGTGCTGCCGGGAGCAGCCCCCTTGCTACAAACCGCTGGGGAGGCCGGGGGAGCTGGAGTACCTGCGGGGCTTCTCCTATCCCTACGGGGGTCCTGTGCGCCCTGAGCCCTGCCGCTACTGCGGGGGTGACCTGTGCCCCCCGCCGCTACCCCGTGGCCATGCCTGCCGctgccacccccagccctgggtgCGCTGTTCTgactgctgctgcccagccccccGCCCTGGGCGGGAGGAGAGTGATGCCTGGCCCCCTCGGAGAGCTTTCGCCCCG GAATTTCCTCCGGATGAGTGGGAACCACCAGCAACAACCAGGAAAGCCAGCCAGTCCATCAG TGAGCTCTCCCACTACCAACTGGGCTTTCCGAGGCTTGGCCCCTTCCGCCCTTGCTTCGAGAGTGCCGAGCCAGAGTGGCCACCCTGCTACCGGGCCACGTCCACACACGACCTTCTGTGGGATGGCAACCGCCTGGCCCACTCCGCTGAAAGCCCCCCGGATTCCCTGCACCGCCCACTGCGGGGCAGAGCCTTCTCTGAGAGCCATCTCAACCTGGAGCCCACCAGCCCCCGGGGCCGTGACCGAAGGGACCTTCTACGTGCCAAGCTGGACCCACCAGGTGTCCCAAAAAAGAAGGgccccccacctccccgcccgcctccccccaACTGGGAGAAATACAGGCAGCGCAGGACATCCCAGCACTTGCCGGATGGCTCTGGGCATGGCTCTGCCTTCACCGCCACCCCAGTGCCGACCTGCAGCATCACTGAGGCCGTGCGTGAGCGGTCGCAGAGTTTCACCGGGGAGCAGGGGGGCCGGTCCCGGGGGCACGCTGCTCgcccccctgccccaccagGTGCCTGGCCCCGACCTGAGCCCTCTGGATCACTCCACCGGACACCCGAGCCCGATGCTGGCAGCACCGAGATTTGCAG GGCAGTGGGGGCCGGGGAGGACCGGCCGAAGATGAAGCACCCCTGGGAGATGGAGGAGCAGCCCCAAAGGCTCGGCTGGAATCAGGAGCGGGCCTGGGCTGGCCCCCGTGGGGCGGGTGAGTGCTCCCTGCCCCTGCATGGTGGCCCCAGCCCCGCCACCCCAGGGGCACCCAAGCGCAGCCCCGGAGCCGTGGAGGGGGCGAGCTGCCGTGGGGGCCGGCCCCAGCCTCACCGTGTGGACTcagaggagctgctgtgggACGTGGCAGGCAGGGACCGCGCCCTGGCTGGCATCCTGGCACCCTCGGCCCCCCTTGGCACCGAGGTGATGGGCAATCTGCTGGTGGCAGGGGAGCGGCAGGCCTGGCGGGAGCATTTCCAGGAGGACTGGCGCCtggaggccctggcacaggacAG GCAGGGATTCGAGCCCATCTCGCCACCCCCTGGGAGCACCGCCAGCTCCATCTCCTACCCAGCGTATTACGGCgtggcagcaggcagagccgaGCCACTCAGCAAGGTGAAGGAGCTGCCGGAGGTGGTGGAGGGAAGCTCGGAGGATGATGAGGAGGAGGTGGACCATGAGCTGGTGGAGAAGAAG CTGCAGCTGATTGAGAGCCTGAGCCGCAAGCTGGCGGTGCTGCGGGAGGCACAGCGGGGGCTGCAGGAAGACATCAGCGCCAATGGGGCCCTGGGCGAGGATGTGGCTGCCCGCCTGCAAGCCCTCTGCACCCCGGGGGAGTTTGACAAGTACCGCCTCTTCGTGGGTGACCTGGACAAGGTGGTTAacctcctgctctccctctcGGGGCGTCTGGCCCGGGTGGAGACTGCCCTGGACAGCCTGGGGCCACACGCCCCCGCCGAGGACAAG GTGGccctgcaggagaagcagcGGCTGCTGGCGGAGCAGCTGGAGGACGCCAAGGAGCTGAAGGAGCATGtggggcggcgggaggaggcggTGGGTGCCATGGTGGCGCGGTACCTGCCCACCGAGCACCTTCAGGACTACCAGCACTTCGTCAAGATGAAGTCAGCCCTCATTGCCGAGCAGCGGGAGCTGGAGGAAAAGATCAAGCTGGGCCAGGAGCAGCTCCGCTGCCTGCGTGAGAGCCTTGGCCAGGCCCCCAAGGGCTGTTAG